From a region of the Triticum aestivum cultivar Chinese Spring chromosome 7D, IWGSC CS RefSeq v2.1, whole genome shotgun sequence genome:
- the LOC123165023 gene encoding probable protein phosphatase 2C 37, whose translation MQDTVSMRPSFCTWVDGSRMHFFAVFDGHVGPVVSVVLRDHMHAILADELIRAAAAYRKKQQQDEEAELCAWKGALRRSFARADELAASGVPPGTTMGSTAVVALVVRGRILVANCGDSRAVLCRSGRAVPLSQDNKLARTDELAAAGGVMYHYDGVPRVQGILSRSRALALHASCHVTSKQASYLALSVTAYCAMPLLALAVKSSI comes from the exons ATGCAGGACACCGTGTCGATGCGGCCGTCCTTCTGCACTTGGGTCGACGGCTCGCGCATGCACTTCTTCGCCGTCTTCGACGGCCACGTCGGCCCCGTG GTGTCGGTGGTGCTGAGGGACCACATGCACGCGATCCTGGCGGACGAGCTGATCCGCGCGGCCGCAGCCTACCGGAAGAAGCAGCAGCAAGACGAAGAGGCGGAGCTGTGCGCGTGGAAGGGCGCGCTGAGGCGGAGCTTCGCGCGGGCGGATGAGCTGGCGGCGTCGGGGGTGCCGCCGGGCACTACCATGGGGTCCACGGCCGTGGTGGCGCTCGTGGTCCGCGGCCGCATCCTCGTGGCCAACTGCGGCGACTCCCGCGCCGTGCTCTGCCGCTCTGGCCGCGCCGTCCCGCTCTCCCAGGACAACAAG CTGGCACGGACGGACGAgctggcggcggccggcggcgtgatGTACCACTACGACGGGGTGCCGCGCGTGCAGGGGATCCTTAGCAGGTCGCGAGCTTTAG CTCTGCATGCGTCGTGTCATGTCACAAGCAAACAAGCCTCCTACCTGGCTTTGTCAGTTACTGCCTACTGCGCAATGCCTCTGTTGGCATTGGCCGTTAAATCGTccatataa